GGCAGGACCCGTCATGCCTGGCTGCGCCGGGCCTACGCCGATGCCCGCGCCGTGGTCTACGGCCACAGCCACCAGCTGAGCTGCGACCAAGCCCAGGTGCCGTGGGTGCTGAATCCCGGCGCGGCGGGCGGCACCCGCACCTTCGGCGGGCCGTCCTGCCTGATCCTGCACGCGAGCGACGCGCGGTGGCGGGTGGAGCTCAGGCGTTTCGAGCCGCTGGCCCGGCCGCGCCGGAGTGCCGGCACCGACCGCCGTTGACGCCCAGTCTGCGCTTCAGCCGCGCTCCGCATCGGGCGCGACCCGGATGCGGCCCGGCATCGGCGGCGAGAAAAAGGTCCGCCGCACCAGTTCCCAGGACAGGGAATGGCTGCGGTTCCAGGGCAGCAGCGATAGGCAGCGGGCCAGCAGGCAGTAATTGACCGTCACCATGGCGGTGGTGCCGAGTAGTTGGATGACGTAGATGAAGCGCAACGGCGACCACAGCGCCAGCAGCAGGAGGCCCAGATAGGCGATGCGCACCTGGACCGGAAAGGACGCGAGGCTGCGATCCCGCAGGGCGAAGTGGACGACCTGTATCGCCGTCAATGCGATGGCCGCGTAAAAAGCCGCGAAGTAACCTCCCAGGAGTCCAAGGCCCAGCAGCAGCACGGTGGCGAGCCAGTACCACCACGCCACGGATTTGTTCGGCAGTTTCAAGCGTTGTCTCCTCTGTCTCATGCCAGCGCCGGCCCAGCGGCCGGCGCATCCCGTTCCCGCATCGCCGCCCGGCCGTCGCTGACGGGATCCGGACGGCGAGTGCTTTCCTCACCCTTCCTTGCGCACGTAATAGTGGATCTCCAGGCCGCCGTCGTCGACCGACAGCAGGCGGTTGCCGGTGCGCTCGCACCAGGCCGGGATGTCCTTGCGCGTGCCCGGATCGGTGGCCACGATTTCCAGCACGTCGCCGGCGGCGAGGGTACGCATGGCCTTGTTGGTCTCCACGATGGGCATGGGGCAGCACTTGCCCGAAGTGTCGAGGGTTTCGGTCACGGTGAATGCGCTCATGGGGCCTCCTCTAGAAGTACTGGTAGTGGTCGGCCTTGGCGGCCTTCTCGTTCAGGAACCAGTAGGCTCCGGTGATGCCGGACGCCTCCGGGATCAGGTTGCTGTCGTCCACGCCGAAGATGGCGGCGGCCAGGCTGCAGGCATAGAGTTCGACGTTGCCGGTGTCCTTCAGGGCCTTGAGAATGTCGTGGATGTCCGGGGGCAGACCGGCCTTGGCCACCTGTGCCCGCACCCAGGCATCCTGCTCCCGATGGGCGCCGTCCACGCGCAGCGCGCGGGCGCCGTCCGCGGTGAGGGCGCGCACCGCCCAGTTGACAAAGAGCATGTCCACCTGCGTCCCCTCGGCGGCTGCCAGGTAGGCGAAGGCCAGCGGAGTGAGGATTTTGTCGTAGGCGTCGTCGCGAACCACGATTGCCATGCTTTGCATCGCACACCTCCTATAGAATGAATGTTCGTTCTACTCCGTGCTCAAAAAAATCAGCGGGCCACCGCCCGCCAGGCGCAATGCCAGACCGCATCCAGGTAATGCGGCAG
This DNA window, taken from Thermithiobacillus tepidarius DSM 3134, encodes the following:
- a CDS encoding sulfurtransferase TusA family protein, producing the protein MSAFTVTETLDTSGKCCPMPIVETNKAMRTLAAGDVLEIVATDPGTRKDIPAWCERTGNRLLSVDDGGLEIHYYVRKEG
- a CDS encoding DsrE family protein, which translates into the protein MQSMAIVVRDDAYDKILTPLAFAYLAAAEGTQVDMLFVNWAVRALTADGARALRVDGAHREQDAWVRAQVAKAGLPPDIHDILKALKDTGNVELYACSLAAAIFGVDDSNLIPEASGITGAYWFLNEKAAKADHYQYF